Below is a genomic region from Raphanus sativus cultivar WK10039 chromosome 4, ASM80110v3, whole genome shotgun sequence.
ACCTTCAGTTTTCGTACCAAATGGTTTAATctaaaggcaaaaaaaaaaaagatttacctGTGGGCCTAAATGCCAAAACTGCTCCATACTGTTCTCTATAAAGCTTCAAGTGTTCATCGAGTCTCTTCAGAGAAATTATCAGAACAGAGATAAGATCATGAGACACTGACATGGAAAGTTATACTTGAAATAAACATCTTGGTTTCAGAGACATACTTCAACTTTCAATGCTGACATAGGCAGAACATGAAGACATGTGGCTTTCCCATCTGCACAAAGATTCTTCGAAATATCATCCCATCCAAAAGATTCCAGTATCCGTCTTCTTGAAGCGTTTGCAAATATCTTAACCTGAAAACCCCCACCAGGTTAGAAAAGATGTCTAAGAGCAAAAGAGAATGAAGGCTAAAGCAACTTATTATTACCCCAAGTGATTTGGCAATAGCTAGATAAACACATTCTTTCCCTATGCTATAAGAACCAACCACAATCAGTGTCCTCGGTTGCTTCCTGAGAAACTCCTTTGTGATTCTCACAACATAACTTAACACATCTTCTTTAGAGGGGAATCTGaacaaaaaacattaaaaaaaaaataatggatcAAACTTCACTCCCTATTACTATTTGAAAATACTTGATCTCTCACTTGTATCTGGGATTGCAATAGGTTGTATCCAAATACAGCACGTGAACTCGTCGGTTAAAGAGGAGAGGATGAGTTTGCATCTGTTCAGAAGCCCTGAAATCTCCAGTATGCAGATAACATGTTCCATCCAAGAGACGGAAGTGAATGAGGGCAGCACCAGGGCAATGATTAGCTTCGATTAAAGTGACTTTGACTCCATTAATAGTGTACTCAACATCTAGCTCCAACGGATGGATAAACCTACAAACACACAGAGAATCAACTAAAGACACAAAGTTGAAAGGATAAATGATAGGAAAAAGAACTGACGAGGGATTAACAGAGAGACTAAGTCTGAGAAGACGACTAGTGAGGGAGGAGCAGTAAATGGGACCATGAGACCAGGATTTAGTGAGGCCAATGTAATGATCAGCGTGAAAGTGAGTAAGGAAGTAAGCAGAACAGCCTTGAACACAACCGTAGCGAAAGGCATCCACAGTAAACGGTGTTCCTGGCAGATAATCACACAGATTGGCAAAGAGAGAAGCAGACTTGTGCAAATGAATGAGGAAGAAGAGTAAGAGGACCTGGAAGTTTCTTGTAAAAAGGGCACTGTCGAGGCGTGTCATTGGCCCATGGAGAGTCTCTAAGTCTCTTTCCTGAAGCAGTAGTCGTTGTCTTTTTggacgaagaggaagaagaagcaggTGAAGTGGTGGAAGGAGAGGGCTTTTGTAAACCCCAGACCTGAAACAAGTCAGTTTGTTTCGTTGTCTTATTCTTCATCTTAGTCTCAGGAGGAGTAGACTTCTGCAAACCCCAAACCTGAAACAAGTCTGCttgtttcatctttttcttACTCTCAGGAGTAATAATCTCTTCAACTTCTTCCAACAAACAAGACCAATCAGAACCAGCCTTGTAGAAATCAGAAGCAAAaccctcttcatcttcttcaataACACCATCTTCATAGAAACTAAAcccctcttcttcctcttcttctcgaATACCGTCGTTAAAACGAGAACCAAAACCGTCGTCTTCATCAAAAGCATccatttttattaatgtttgTGAGATGAGATAAAGAAAGGTCAAAAGGGTCAAACTTTGCGTTTTTTAACCCGCCCAAACCCAAAGGATGCTACTTTTGGCGATTGAGTGTCGgctagagagaggagagagagagtgagtgtaATAAAAATGGTAAAAAAGAAAAGCCCAACAAAACGTGAGGAGCAGAAACAAGACAGataataaacacacacacacaaagggGGAGGGGGGCCCAAACCATAGATCGAATTCGAATCTCATCCTCCATCGTCCTCGTCTTCTTGCTTGAACCCGTCACCGTCGTTGGGAAATTTCTCTCGGCGATTGGGACCTTCCTTCCCCTTACGAAAAATCAAACCTTTACTTTCCATTTGAGAGAAAAGATCCAATTTTTATTCTTCCTTCTGCTCGACGCCTTTCTGTTTGGTCAAAAGCTAAATCtaaaaccattttaaaaaaaaatcattttcttgtTGGGAGAGGAGGACTTGTAATCTGCTCTGCTGTTAGAGAACCAATCTggatctgaagaagaagaagaagaagctcttcTCTACCGTCTTCAATTGTATATGCTAAATCCCCGACAAGTCTTTCTTTATTGTTTGATCTCTCTGTCAACGAATCAAGAAACATCTGATCTCTTTTCTTGCAGATTTCGAAGGCTTAACAAGATCACATGAGAGCCTGATTGCTCCAAAGTTTGCAGCTTTTTAGATGATCCTTTAACTGATTCATTAAAAACATTATGGGAGAGTGGGTCATCGGAGCTTTCATCAATATTTTTGGAAGCGTTGCTATCAATTTCGGCACTAACCTTCTCAAATTGGGTCATAATGAGGTCTCCATTTCCCCCCCCCCCTCACCCCCAATTTATACTCTTTCCTCTTTTACATTTTCACCTTACTTTGTTGTGTATTTGTCAGAGAGAGAGGTTAGCTTTACAGGATGGTGGTGGAGGAAAGACTCCCTTGAAGCCCATTATTCATTTTCAGACATGGAGAGTTGGTATTGCTTTGGGTCTTTAAACCTTTTTCCCCCCGCCCTTATAAGGAAGCTAGTTCTGAGCCttaattgttgttgttgttggaaaCTTAACAGGGATCCTTGTCTTTCTTCTTGGGAACTGCCTCAATTTCATTTCCTTTGGTTATGCTGCTCAGGTAGAGACTCATTTGTTCCACACTCCCTTACTTTCATTACGCTTTCTCTTTTTGGTTTTCTTACCTTTTACTCACTCTCTTGTTGGCAGTCTCTTCTAGCAGCTCTCGGATCCATTCAATTTGTATCCAACATAGCGTTTGCTTATGTTGTGTTGAACAAAATGGTGACCGTCAAGTGCGTCACCACAACTTTTAACAATACTGATTTACTTAATGCCTCTCTCTTCTAATATCTTTGGTATGCCTTTTGTCACAGAGTACTTGTTGCTACAGCCTTTATAGTTCTTGGAAACGTTTTCCTGGTAGCATTTGGTAATCATCAGTCACCAGGTAACTCTATTCTTGAACCGAATGGTCTTTTTTTCACAAGGCGTGACCTAATGCAAGTCTTATTTGCTCAGTTTTCACACCGGAACAGTTGGCAGAAAAATACAGCAACGTGACATTCTTAGTATACTGTGGGATTTTGATTCTAATCGTAGCTGTAAACCATTTCCTCTATAGGTGAGTGAGTCTTGCATTTGAAACTCTACTCTTGCACTATCTTTCAACTCTCTGTCCTCTTTTCTTGATATCTCTTCTTTAATCGGAATATATTTCAGGAAGGGAGAAGTTTTGTTATCTATACGTGGACAAGAGATAAGCTCTTACTGGAAAATGTTGCTTCCCTTCTCATATGCTGTTGTCTCTGGCGCTATTGGATCATGTTCGGTTTTGTTCGCCAAGTCACTGTGAGTTGACTTTTCTCGAACAAACTGTGACTTCAAGTgctaatatgaaattttatcttGCAGCTCAAACTTGCTGAGATTGGCCATGTCTAGTAGCTATCAATTGCACAGCTGGTTCACATACTCTATGCTTCTTTTATTCCTCAGTACAGCTGGATTCTGGGTAAAAAGCCTTAAAGCTTATGAAATTTGTGTCTGCTTTGTTGTGCCTTTGACGGATTGTAGTACTAAAGTAAAAATGTCTTTTATGTGCTTGTGCTGCAGATGACAAGATTAAATGAAGGATTGTCTCTATATGATGCAATTCTCATAGTTCCAATGTTTCAGATTGCTTGGACTTTCTTCTCCATCTGTACAGGATTCATCTACTTTCAAGAGTTTCAGGTTCATCTATTTACTTAAATTTTGATGCTATTCCTCTCTTTTCTTTGATTGGTTTGATCATCTTGTATCATCACCAGGCTtactattttcttcttcttcgaacAGGTTTTCGATGCGTTAAGAACGACAATGTTCATATCAGGAATGCTGTGCGTATTCATAGGCATATCTTTACTAGCACCTGATGATACAAGAGGCAACGAGTCAAAAGACAGCACCTCATCTCTTGACTCAATTGTGTCTTCTGACGTGCCATCCGAGGAGGACAGGTTGGTAACGCCTACTTGTTAGATCGTTAATTCATAAAGTTAGCTATATTTTGACATTTTGACACTTTTATCAACAGGTTGATATCACAATCGTCTGAAGATGGACATAGCAAAGACACAAGAGTAGTTGTACAAGGAATGTATATGAAAGCAACTGATCTATTTGCCAAGACAAAGGTATCCCACAAAGCCAAAACATCTTCACTAAGTAAAGCTTTATCAACAGttactaaaacaatttttttttaactcttcttcttctttgttttgtgtTGTGTTGTAGACTGCTTGTTTAGCGGCATTGGGCTTTGGGGAAGACTCCATAAACGCATCAGCTATTCTCGTGATGCCAATGGTGTCTTCGAAGATTACAGGGTTTAGAGGAAACGGACTGGAACGGGCGAAGATTCTGTCCATGAGAGGATCAGGATGGAGCAAACTAGCCATGGAAGAAGAAGGAACAAGAATGCTTGAAAAGACATCTCATCATCACCCTTCAAAGGCTTAAGTAGAtttagtaaaaagaaaaaaaaaacagagagctATTGAAAACAGTTTCTCAGGTACATTCTTTCTCTTTATCATATTATGGCTTTAGTAGCAAAAACCATTACACGCTTTTGTATTcttgcaaagaaaacaaaaaaacaaaatgtataaCATTACATCtctgtatattattattattattattattatcattgtTTTGAGACCTGTTATAAAAAGTTTTGATTTCAATACATATCACTTCCAGTTGTTGGCAACAATGTCAGCCAAATCAACAACTCTCTGTGAGTAACCCCATTCATTATCATACCAAGCAATCACCTTAACCATATCATCTCCCATCACCATAGTGAGTGAAGAATCAATGGTGGACGACACATCCGAGCATCTGAAATCAACTGACACGAGCGGCTCATCGCAGACTTCAAGGATACCTTTAAGCTCCTTCTCTGCGGAGTCTCTAAAAGCAGCGTTAACTTCCTCAGCGAAAGTCTTCTTGGTGACCTGCACAACGAGATCAACCACTGACACGTTCGGTGTCGGTACACGGAGAGCGATCCCGTTGAGTTTTCCTTTGAGGTTAGGGAGCACGAGAGCCACTGCTTTAGCTGCTCCCGTAGATGTGGGAACAATGTTTAAAGCAGCTGCTCTTGCTCTCCTTAGGTCACGGTGGCTAGCGTCTAGTAACCTCTGGTCACCGGTGTAGGAGTGAGTGGTTGTCATTGTACCCTTTATGATACCAAACTTCTGGTCTAGAACTTTGACAAAGGGAGCAAGACAGTTAGTAGTGCAAGATGCATTGCTGATGATCGGCTCGTCGGGGTTGTAAGCATCGGCATTGACACCAACAACGTAAGTTGGGATGTCTCCTTTGCCTGGAGCAGTAATGATAACCTTCTTGGCTCCAGCTTCAATGTGTTTCCCTGCACCTTCTCTGTCCACAAACACTCCCGTTCCTTCAATGACAATGTCGATTCCTAACTCCCTGAGAAACCACCAACAAAGACATTCAAATGATTATCAGACTGAGAAAGTTTCAGACAAAGAAGAAAGAACTGCATTGTGGACTTACTTCCATGGAAGAAGTGACGGGTTGCGGTTAGACACAACCTTGATGATCTTTCCATCTACAGAGAGGGCAGCATCTCCAGAAGGTTTCACGTCAGCGTCGAAGATTCCGAGAGTAGAGTCGTATTTAAGGAGATGAGAAGCCTGCTTGACACCACCGGTATCGTTAATGGCAATGACATCAAAAGGAGAGTCCTTACGTCCATGCCAGCATCTCAAGAAGTTCCTCCCTATCCTACCGAATCCATTGATGGCCACTTTAAGTTTAGCCTCGGTGACATCTTTCCTGTATCCACCACTGCTTCCCATCTAGCAACATGCACAGAAAAACATCTAAATGGTTTAGAAAACATCGAAGCAGACGCAAAAAGACAACTTCCGATCTCAGGACTCGTCTGATCCATCAACATACATTATGTTTTCTTGGTATAAACATGTCATAAGACATAACATGAAAGCTACATATAATGATATAGGAAAACAGAGAACTCACTGCAGAAGTCTGGAAAGAGACAGCGGAAACAAACTCATCGGAAGAAAGTTTCTTGCCGAAGGGAAGTGAAGCAGAGGAGCTTTTCAATCCTGAGAAGTCAGTGAAACcctgaagacaaaaaaaaaacacaaacacgTTTACTTAACTTGTGAAATGCCAGTAAGAGagattatcatcatcatcagaagaagaagaatggtaCCTGAAGAGATGGTTTGGGGACAGAGAAAGTAGCTGAAGCCATGGTGACCAGACAGGATCAAAGTTTAAGGTTGTAACAGCAGATGAAAGAAGGAAGATGTGAAGGAGAGAGGtggtaatatatatagtaaaaggAAGTGATGAAGAGTTGGAAGGCAAAGAAGATTAGATTTTGGATAGCTTTTGCTACTCATTTGTATGGTTGTGGTGATGATCAAATATCACTCTCTTTGTACTCTTCTCACACGTTTGTATGATCACATTTTCACAAGTCTCTTCAACGTGTCTGTGTGGTCATGGTCAAATATAGATAACGCTTTTAATTGACATTTACTACTTTTTATAGTATTTTCTTTTAAGATACagtaacattttataaattgatacataatatatgaataatttgttttttttatcaaattagaTCATtgtaaaatataacaaaatttaattttaatataattttattgatatCATATAATAGTTTCTGCATAAAATTTAtctaacataaataataattatattttcaaagtggttttttctaacttttttattcccttaaaacatttccttattatttttagaattgcatttaaaatgcatttacatatttaaatatatatctataatatactagaaacatcaaataaacaaaaggatgaaaatcaaatatatagatttaaataatatataaattgtgcaatatatacttattttaaatagtaattaaaatttataaatttagagacgaatttttaattgaaaatcaaattttaaaaaaatattcattaaattaaaaaaaaatataaattttaaagtttaatatttatagaattttttactGTAAATGTTTTCACTGAAACGACGTAGTTCACGTCCGAGTCTCTTCTCCTGCTTCATCACCATCCACACACGATCGATCAATCgaggagagagggagagagagagaaaccggTGGATTCCCATCAACCCCACCATGACGGCTCCGTCGCCGTCTCCCCCACCAAACCTCCTCCTCTCTCCTCCCCACTTCCTCCCCGACAAAGCCTCCTTCCTCCTCAAAACATGCTCAAACTTCCCCCAACTCAAACAAATCCACGCCAAAATCATCCGCCACCACCTCTCCAACGACCAGCTCCTCGCTCGCCACCTCATCTCCCTCTCTTCCTCCTTCGGACAAACCAACTACGCCTCCCTCGTCTTCCGCCACCTCCCCTCCCCTTCCACTTTCACCTGGAACCTCACGATAAGATCCCTCTCCCTCAACAACAAGCCCCGCGAAgctctcctcctcttcctcctcatGCTCACGATCCACCCCCACCTCGATAAATTCACGCTCCCGTTCGTAATCAAAGCTTGCCTCGCTGAATCCTCGCTCCGGTTTGGTACGCAAGTACACGGTTTAGCTGTCAAAACCGGTTTGGTCTCTGACGTGTTCTTGCAAAACACTCTAATGGATCTTTACTTCAAGTCTCGGAGACCTGATTGTGGTcgcaaggtgttcgatgaaatgcctgGGAGAAACATCGTTTCGTGGACGACCATGCTTTACGGTCTTGTCTCTAATGAAAGATTAGATGATGCGGAGGTTGTGTTCAGACGAATGCCGACGAGGAACGTCGTCTCGTGGACCGCGATGATCGCCGCTTACGTCAAGAACCGGAGACCCGACGAGGCGTTCCAGCTTTTCAGGAGGATGCAGGTTGATGACGTGGAGCCTAATGAGTTCACGTTGGTTAGTATGCTGCAAGCTTCGACTCAGCTTGGGAGCTTGTCTATGGGGAGATGGGTTCATGACTATGCTTATAAAAACGGGTTCTCGCAGCTTGATTGTTTCCTTGGGACTGCTTTGATTGATATGTATAGTAAATGTGGGAGCTTGGAGGATGCGAGGAGAGTGTTTGATGTGATGGAGAGTAGGAGGAGTTTAGCGACTTGGAACTCGATGATTACGAGCTTGGGGGTTCATGGTTTGGGGGAACAGGCTTTGTCTCTGTTTGAGGagatggaagatgaagaaggtgTTGAACCAGATGCTATCACTTTTGTTGGTGTGTTGTCTGCTTGTGCGAATACTGGGAATGTGAAAGATGGTTTGAGGTACTTTATACGAATGATCTATGTTTACGGTATCACACCTATTCAAGAACATAGTTCCTGTATGATCCAACTGTTGGAGCAAGCCCTGGAAGTGAACAAAGTTGATTTTATGGATTCTGATCCAAACATCAACACTTCATTTGAAGTAGAAAGCACAGAGGGAGTGAACGAAAGGCTTGATAGTTGGAGCCAACATCACATTACGTTCTCCAAGTGGGATGCAGACTgattttgaaggtttttttttgttttgtgcaACACTGATTTTGAAGGTTAAGTGTCTCttgtcatataatttttttcctattttaaacAGATTCATATGCTGTCTTTGTAACTATACAAATATAGTTCATGTCTTAGCTCTCATGTTTACTTGAAAATGTTCCATAATTGTAGAACGTAGAAAAATGAAGTTGTATTTGGAGTTTTATGGTCTTAAATATAGACAGTTATATATTATGAGTTTGGTTGTGTATTTCTCAAGACAATCATTAACTTTGCAACCTTCATTGAAGTCTTATTTGAAACTTCCTGAGACCAGCATTGTTTTAACAACAGGCATACAAAGATAATAGAATCAATCAGAAACAGAGATTTTTATTCGAAAAATTATAGATGAAACTGCGATAGATAGTATTACATAAATTCAGAGATTTGTGTTTGGCTATGTTTGGCTTGAGCAACAGCAATCTGAGCTTGAGTTCTGGCCAAAAGAGTTTGGGTTTTCTGAATTTGAGTTTGGAGTAAAGAAATAATCCCAACACATCCATAAACAGGATCTTCTACTCTGCATTTTGCTTCAAAAGACAAAGATTCCACTGCTTCAGCTCTTGTCTGAACAGGAAGTTGCTGTCAAAAGATCCACcatcaatattttaatacatcAATGTTATCTTAGATAGGGATTTAGAACAGATACAGATACACACAAAGAGTTTATATACCTGAAGCATTTTGGAAACGTTTCCAGCACCATAGATTCTGTGGATACATGCAAATTTATCAGGATCACTTGGAGGGAAATAAGGTGAGAAAATGCAATCTTTTGGACATCTTCTTCTCAGATATTTGCAAGCAGCACATCTTTTAGGATTCATTACAGATTTTCTGTCGAGAGACAAAAAAGATACCAAAAGATTATGAAAATCTAAGAACAAGGATTTGGCTTATTTGTATTCTTCTTAGTTTCCTTCTCTTTTCCAATGATTCAACGGCTACTTTCCAGTTTATGAAAATTTTGAGGACATTTACATAAGGTAAGATTATTAATGTTGATTTCTCATTGTGACTAATTAGTAGAATGTTACCGTTGAGTGTTTTTGTTAAAACTTAAGAGGAAAAATCGTTGGTGCATTAATTCTCTTGACTAATCTCCTCGAAGTACTTCTCAGTCAGTTTCTTCTCCTGCATGAACTTCACATCAGAGAGCTCAATCGCTTGGTTGAAACATGAAACCATTCTTTCACAACCCTCTTTGTTTATTTCATCAAATCACACCATCAATATTGCGtatgaaataaatattacatGCATTTAGAAAGCAAAACTTTATTGTAAGCGATATATGTATATCATGCATGTAATATGGATTGTTCATAACTAGTTAAATTGATTAGGTCTTTGGAAGAATGATGGGCCTTTTAGTTTTCTATGTGAGTTAAGTGGGCTTTCTCTTTGGTTCTTCAGCCTTCTATTTTTCTATGATTTTGTACTCACTAAAAAGGAATAAAGGGAAAgaaaaaacgaattaaaaagaGATGTCACATGCGCGTGCGGCATAGATTTTGATTAAAGAGAGCCGAAATGGACGGTGAAGACACTCTATCACTCTCATCTTCAGCCTCACATCACTTATGACTTTTGTAGAGATTCTCacttcaaatatttatttttacattatcTCTACAATCTTGTATCGATGGATGATCATTGTTATATTAAAAGTTAGGTTTCGTGGTTA
It encodes:
- the LOC108854056 gene encoding DNA cross-link repair protein SNM1 isoform X2 → MDAFDEDDGFGSRFNDGIREEEEEEGFSFYEDGVIEEDEEGFASDFYKAGSDWSCLLEEVEEIITPESKKKMKQADLFQVWGLQKSTPPETKMKNKTTKQTDLFQVWGLQKPSPSTTSPASSSSSSKKTTTTASGKRLRDSPWANDTPRQCPFYKKLPGTPFTVDAFRYGCVQGCSAYFLTHFHADHYIGLTKSWSHGPIYCSSLTSRLLRLSLSVNPSFIHPLELDVEYTINGVKVTLIEANHCPGAALIHFRLLDGTCYLHTGDFRASEQMQTHPLLFNRRVHVLYLDTTYCNPRYKFPSKEDVLSYVVRITKEFLRKQPRTLIVVGSYSIGKECVYLAIAKSLGVKIFANASRRRILESFGWDDISKNLCADGKATCLHVLPMSALKVERLDEHLKLYREQYGAVLAFRPTGWTYSEKVGEHLNLIKPTSRGKVTIYGVPYSEHSSFTELREFVQFLRPR
- the LOC108854056 gene encoding DNA cross-link repair protein SNM1 isoform X3, giving the protein MDAFDEDDGFGSRFNDGIREEEEEEGFSFYEDGVIEEDEEGFASDFYKAGSDWSCLLEEVEEIITPESKKKMKQADLFQVWGLQKSTPPETKMKNKTTKQTDLFQVWGLQKPSPSTTSPASSSSSSKKTTTTASGKRLRDSPWANDTPRQCPFYKKLPGTPFTVDAFRYGCVQGCSAYFLTHFHADHYIGLTKSWSHGPIYCSSLTSRLLRLSLSVNPSFIHPLELDVEYTINGVKVTLIEANHCPGAALIHFRLLDGTCYLHTGDFRASEQMQTHPLLFNRRVHVLYLDTTYCNPRYKFPSKEDVLSYVVRITKEFLRKQPRTLIVVGSYSIGKECVYLAIAKSLGVKIFANASRRRILESFGWDDISKNLCADGKATCLHVLPMSALKVERLDEHLKLYREQYGAVLAFRPTGWTYSEKVGEHLNLIKPTSRGKVTIYGVPYSEHSSFTELREFVQVRPDKIIPTVNISNAESREKMQSCFREWLRR
- the LOC108854056 gene encoding DNA cross-link repair protein SNM1 isoform X1 — its product is MDAFDEDDGFGSRFNDGIREEEEEEGFSFYEDGVIEEDEEGFASDFYKAGSDWSCLLEEVEEIITPESKKKMKQADLFQVWGLQKSTPPETKMKNKTTKQTDLFQVWGLQKPSPSTTSPASSSSSSKKTTTTASGKRLRDSPWANDTPRQCPFYKKLPGTPFTVDAFRYGCVQGCSAYFLTHFHADHYIGLTKSWSHGPIYCSSLTSRLLRLSLSVNPSSVLFPIIYPFNFVSLVDSLCVCRFIHPLELDVEYTINGVKVTLIEANHCPGAALIHFRLLDGTCYLHTGDFRASEQMQTHPLLFNRRVHVLYLDTTYCNPRYKFPSKEDVLSYVVRITKEFLRKQPRTLIVVGSYSIGKECVYLAIAKSLGVKIFANASRRRILESFGWDDISKNLCADGKATCLHVLPMSALKVERLDEHLKLYREQYGAVLAFRPTGWTYSEKVGEHLNLIKPTSRGKVTIYGVPYSEHSSFTELREFVQFLRPR
- the LOC108854058 gene encoding probable magnesium transporter NIPA8; translated protein: MGEWVIGAFINIFGSVAINFGTNLLKLGHNERERLALQDGGGGKTPLKPIIHFQTWRVGILVFLLGNCLNFISFGYAAQSLLAALGSIQFVSNIAFAYVVLNKMVTVKVLVATAFIVLGNVFLVAFGNHQSPVFTPEQLAEKYSNVTFLVYCGILILIVAVNHFLYRKGEVLLSIRGQEISSYWKMLLPFSYAVVSGAIGSCSVLFAKSLSNLLRLAMSSSYQLHSWFTYSMLLLFLSTAGFWMTRLNEGLSLYDAILIVPMFQIAWTFFSICTGFIYFQEFQVFDALRTTMFISGMLCVFIGISLLAPDDTRGNESKDSTSSLDSIVSSDVPSEEDRLISQSSEDGHSKDTRVVVQGMYMKATDLFAKTKTACLAALGFGEDSINASAILVMPMVSSKITGFRGNGLERAKILSMRGSGWSKLAMEEEGTRMLEKTSHHHPSKA
- the LOC108854059 gene encoding glyceraldehyde-3-phosphate dehydrogenase GAPA1, chloroplastic codes for the protein MASATFSVPKPSLQGFTDFSGLKSSSASLPFGKKLSSDEFVSAVSFQTSAMGSSGGYRKDVTEAKLKVAINGFGRIGRNFLRCWHGRKDSPFDVIAINDTGGVKQASHLLKYDSTLGIFDADVKPSGDAALSVDGKIIKVVSNRNPSLLPWKELGIDIVIEGTGVFVDREGAGKHIEAGAKKVIITAPGKGDIPTYVVGVNADAYNPDEPIISNASCTTNCLAPFVKVLDQKFGIIKGTMTTTHSYTGDQRLLDASHRDLRRARAAALNIVPTSTGAAKAVALVLPNLKGKLNGIALRVPTPNVSVVDLVVQVTKKTFAEEVNAAFRDSAEKELKGILEVCDEPLVSVDFRCSDVSSTIDSSLTMVMGDDMVKVIAWYDNEWGYSQRVVDLADIVANNWK
- the LOC108854057 gene encoding pentatricopeptide repeat-containing protein At3g26630, chloroplastic, whose amino-acid sequence is MTAPSPSPPPNLLLSPPHFLPDKASFLLKTCSNFPQLKQIHAKIIRHHLSNDQLLARHLISLSSSFGQTNYASLVFRHLPSPSTFTWNLTIRSLSLNNKPREALLLFLLMLTIHPHLDKFTLPFVIKACLAESSLRFGTQVHGLAVKTGLVSDVFLQNTLMDLYFKSRRPDCGRKVFDEMPGRNIVSWTTMLYGLVSNERLDDAEVVFRRMPTRNVVSWTAMIAAYVKNRRPDEAFQLFRRMQVDDVEPNEFTLVSMLQASTQLGSLSMGRWVHDYAYKNGFSQLDCFLGTALIDMYSKCGSLEDARRVFDVMESRRSLATWNSMITSLGVHGLGEQALSLFEEMEDEEGVEPDAITFVGVLSACANTGNVKDGLRYFIRMIYVYGITPIQEHSSCMIQLLEQALEVNKVDFMDSDPNINTSFEVESTEGVNERLDSWSQHHITFSKWDAD
- the LOC108854061 gene encoding LOB domain-containing protein 23; amino-acid sequence: MNPKRCAACKYLRRRCPKDCIFSPYFPPSDPDKFACIHRIYGAGNVSKMLQQLPVQTRAEAVESLSFEAKCRVEDPVYGCVGIISLLQTQIQKTQTLLARTQAQIAVAQAKHSQTQISEFM